One Jeotgalibaca porci genomic region harbors:
- a CDS encoding serine hydroxymethyltransferase: protein MDKLVFEAIENEKKRQENGIELIASENFVSEEVMAAQGSILTNKYAEGYPGRRYYGGCEFVDVIENLAIDRLKEIFGAEYANVQPHSGSQANMAAYRAILEPGSKILGMDLNHGGHLTHGSAVNFSGQSYDFVAYGVEKDTEVIDYAKVREIAIAEKPQLIVAGASAYPRALDFKKFREIADEVGALLMVDMAHIAGLCATGHHQNPVDYADIVTSTTHKTLRGPRGGVIMAKKRLGKKLNSAIFPGIQGGPLEHVIAAKAVAFNEALDPSFKTYIKHVLENAKAMGEVFAASQFRLISGGTDTHLLLLDVTEFGLNGQEVETLLDSVGITVNKNSIPFDTLPPSKTSGIRIGTPAITTRGFGIEESKKVATLIISTLENRDNKEKLDQIKADVYALTADFPLYAKKVK from the coding sequence ATGGATAAATTAGTATTTGAGGCAATTGAGAATGAAAAGAAACGTCAAGAAAACGGTATTGAATTAATCGCATCAGAAAACTTCGTGTCTGAAGAAGTTATGGCAGCACAAGGCAGTATCTTAACGAACAAATATGCAGAAGGGTACCCAGGTCGTCGCTACTATGGGGGGTGTGAGTTCGTTGATGTAATCGAGAATTTGGCAATTGATCGCCTAAAAGAAATTTTCGGTGCTGAATACGCAAACGTTCAGCCGCACTCCGGAAGTCAAGCAAATATGGCTGCATATCGTGCTATTTTAGAACCAGGAAGTAAAATTCTTGGGATGGACTTGAATCATGGCGGACATTTAACTCATGGTTCAGCGGTTAACTTTAGTGGTCAATCCTATGACTTTGTGGCTTATGGTGTCGAAAAGGATACGGAAGTCATTGATTATGCGAAAGTAAGAGAAATCGCAATTGCTGAAAAACCACAACTGATTGTAGCGGGAGCCAGTGCCTATCCACGTGCATTGGATTTCAAAAAGTTCAGAGAGATTGCTGACGAAGTCGGCGCTTTATTAATGGTAGATATGGCTCATATCGCCGGTTTATGTGCGACCGGCCACCATCAAAATCCAGTCGATTATGCAGATATTGTTACTTCCACGACGCATAAAACGCTGCGTGGCCCCCGTGGTGGTGTTATTATGGCGAAGAAACGATTAGGTAAGAAGCTAAATTCAGCCATTTTCCCAGGTATTCAAGGCGGACCGTTAGAGCATGTAATTGCAGCGAAAGCAGTGGCTTTTAATGAAGCGTTAGATCCTTCATTCAAAACGTATATTAAACATGTTTTGGAAAATGCAAAAGCAATGGGTGAAGTATTTGCTGCTTCTCAATTCCGTCTGATTAGTGGCGGTACAGATACGCATCTATTATTGTTGGATGTAACAGAATTTGGCTTAAACGGACAAGAAGTCGAAACCTTGTTAGATAGCGTCGGAATTACCGTAAACAAAAACAGCATTCCGTTTGATACGTTACCGCCAAGCAAGACAAGCGGGATACGTATTGGAACACCGGCTATCACGACACGCGGATTTGGTATTGAAGAATCTAAAAAAGTTGCAACTCTCATTATTTCAACACTAGAAAATCGCGATAACAAAGAGAAGTTGGACCAAATAAAAGCTGATGTCTATGCACTTACAGCAGATTTTCCTTTATATGCGAAGAAAGTGAAATAA
- a CDS encoding L-threonylcarbamoyladenylate synthase: METQLFNQESIREAGNLLKNGELVAFPTETVYGLGAIASNEEAVENVYTVKGRPSDNPLIVHVASTEIDEWVADVPKVARKLMDKFWPGPLTLIFNTKAGVFPSAVTGGQETVAMRMPDQTLALQLIKEAGFPIVGPSANTSGKPSPTTAQHVSHDLNDKIAGIVDGGETKIGVESTVLDLTDSRGLIILRPGAVTREALQIVTDQKVWMSEEVASADATDAPKAPGMKYMHYSPTQPVILMRDNWGEKIAELLAAGNTIGVLASDEQITELTDFSELAVYSLGSRTDENAASQRLYAGLRYFDMTNVTVILAEGYPKDGIGVAFMNRLEKAASSMYPE, translated from the coding sequence ATGGAGACACAATTATTTAATCAAGAGTCGATAAGAGAAGCAGGCAATCTTTTGAAGAATGGCGAATTAGTTGCCTTTCCTACCGAAACGGTTTATGGGCTAGGCGCCATAGCTTCGAATGAGGAAGCTGTTGAAAATGTATACACTGTGAAGGGACGACCAAGTGACAATCCTTTGATTGTGCATGTGGCGTCAACAGAAATTGATGAATGGGTAGCGGATGTACCGAAAGTTGCTCGTAAGTTAATGGATAAGTTCTGGCCAGGACCCTTAACCTTAATTTTTAACACAAAAGCAGGTGTCTTTCCTTCGGCGGTGACGGGTGGACAAGAAACAGTTGCGATGCGTATGCCTGACCAAACGCTGGCACTTCAACTGATTAAAGAGGCAGGCTTTCCTATTGTGGGACCGAGTGCCAATACTTCCGGGAAGCCAAGCCCAACGACAGCGCAACATGTCTCACATGATTTGAATGATAAAATAGCTGGCATCGTCGATGGGGGCGAAACAAAAATTGGAGTGGAGTCAACGGTTCTGGATTTAACGGACTCCCGAGGATTGATTATTTTAAGACCAGGAGCAGTGACAAGAGAAGCGCTGCAAATAGTTACAGATCAAAAGGTATGGATGAGTGAGGAAGTCGCGTCTGCTGATGCAACCGACGCGCCTAAAGCACCCGGTATGAAATATATGCATTATTCACCGACACAACCAGTTATTTTGATGCGCGATAATTGGGGAGAGAAAATCGCTGAGCTACTAGCCGCAGGTAACACAATTGGTGTACTTGCTTCTGATGAGCAGATTACCGAGTTGACCGACTTTAGCGAATTGGCTGTTTACTCGTTAGGTTCTCGCACTGATGAAAATGCAGCTTCACAACGCCTATACGCAGGACTGCGTTATTTCGATATGACTAATGTTACTGTTATTTTAGCGGAAGGTTATCCCAAAGATGGTATAGGGGTAGCTTTTATGAACCGATTGGAAAAAGCTGCAAGTAGTATGTATCCTGAATAG
- the prmC gene encoding peptide chain release factor N(5)-glutamine methyltransferase — translation MEVIKVRTYQKILQQATKLLEASQLNTHIAERLLVDRFDWTKTEFINHLSEEVPDTVYLQYLDDLNEFIQGKPLQYIVGREWFYGLPLTVTPDTLIPRPETEELVHEALKHLKEIKGEESLRILDIGTGSGAIAITMKHERPFDDVTATDISEPALKVAQENANMHQLDIRFLQGDLLEPVTLETFDCIISNPPYISYSETDVMDESVLEYEPHTALFADNEGISLYERLAYTLPFHLKTDGCLFMEIGYQQGEKLKELYQKAFPDKEVTIQQDINGLDRMLIVK, via the coding sequence ATGGAAGTTATTAAAGTGAGAACCTATCAAAAAATATTACAGCAAGCAACTAAGTTACTAGAAGCAAGCCAGTTAAATACGCATATTGCTGAACGTCTGTTGGTGGACCGGTTTGACTGGACGAAAACGGAATTTATTAACCATTTAAGTGAAGAGGTTCCGGATACGGTTTATCTTCAATATTTAGATGATTTGAATGAATTCATACAAGGCAAGCCGTTACAGTACATCGTGGGAAGAGAATGGTTCTACGGGTTACCTTTAACCGTTACTCCGGACACGTTGATTCCACGTCCCGAAACAGAAGAGTTGGTTCACGAAGCCTTGAAGCATTTGAAAGAAATAAAAGGTGAAGAATCTTTACGTATACTGGATATCGGTACAGGATCAGGTGCGATTGCAATTACAATGAAACATGAGCGTCCGTTTGACGATGTAACTGCAACGGATATTTCTGAGCCTGCATTAAAAGTGGCGCAAGAGAATGCTAACATGCATCAATTGGATATTCGTTTCTTGCAAGGTGATTTGTTAGAACCGGTTACTTTAGAAACATTCGATTGTATTATCAGTAATCCACCGTATATTAGTTACAGTGAAACAGATGTGATGGATGAATCTGTGCTAGAGTATGAACCGCATACAGCATTATTTGCTGATAACGAAGGGATTAGCCTTTACGAACGATTGGCATATACTTTACCATTCCATTTGAAAACGGATGGGTGCCTATTCATGGAAATTGGCTATCAACAAGGTGAAAAATTAAAAGAACTCTACCAAAAAGCTTTCCCTGATAAGGAAGTAACAATTCAACAAGATATTAATGGTCTTGATCGCATGTTAATAGTAAAATAA
- the prfA gene encoding peptide chain release factor 1 yields the protein MFDQLDSFIIRYDELSELLSDPEVISDTRRFMELTKEEAALRPKVEVFRRYQRVEEELAETEEMLSESLDDEMAKMAKEELAMLKTHREELQEKIKVLLLPEDPNDGKNIIMEIRGAAGGDEAALFAGDLYEMYTKYAESQGWRVEVMDANITGIGGYKEIILMITGQSVFAKLKYESGAHRVQRVPSTESQGRVHTSTSTVVVMPEMEEVDIDLDDKDIRVDIYHASGAGGQHVNKTASAVRLTHIPTGIAVAMQDERSQLKNREKAMKVLRARVYDQISSEAQSEYDASRKSAVGTGDRSERIRTYNFPQNRVTDHRIGLTIQKLDQILAGKMDEVIDALILADQAEKLEKLNNGSY from the coding sequence ATGTTTGACCAATTAGATTCGTTCATCATTCGCTATGATGAATTATCAGAATTACTGAGCGATCCAGAAGTTATTTCTGATACAAGACGTTTTATGGAATTAACCAAAGAAGAAGCAGCGTTACGTCCGAAAGTTGAAGTTTTCCGTCGTTACCAAAGAGTCGAAGAAGAACTTGCAGAAACAGAAGAGATGCTGTCTGAGAGTCTGGACGACGAAATGGCGAAAATGGCTAAAGAAGAGTTGGCGATGCTTAAAACGCACCGTGAAGAATTACAAGAAAAAATTAAGGTTCTTCTTTTACCGGAAGATCCAAATGATGGTAAAAACATTATCATGGAAATTCGTGGTGCAGCCGGTGGTGATGAAGCGGCTTTATTTGCAGGGGATTTATATGAAATGTACACGAAATATGCAGAGTCACAAGGTTGGCGGGTAGAAGTAATGGATGCCAACATTACTGGAATCGGTGGTTATAAAGAAATCATCTTAATGATTACAGGTCAAAGTGTCTTCGCGAAGTTGAAATACGAGAGTGGTGCACACCGTGTGCAACGTGTTCCTTCTACAGAATCACAAGGGCGTGTTCATACATCCACATCTACGGTTGTCGTTATGCCGGAAATGGAAGAAGTAGATATTGATCTGGATGACAAAGATATCCGTGTTGATATCTATCACGCATCTGGAGCAGGTGGACAACACGTTAACAAGACTGCATCAGCTGTACGTTTAACACATATTCCGACTGGGATTGCAGTCGCGATGCAAGATGAACGGTCACAATTGAAAAACCGTGAAAAAGCGATGAAAGTTTTACGTGCACGTGTTTATGATCAGATTTCTTCAGAAGCACAATCAGAATACGATGCAAGCAGAAAATCTGCTGTCGGTACAGGTGACCGTTCAGAACGTATTCGTACCTACAATTTCCCACAAAACCGTGTGACAGACCACCGTATTGGTTTGACAATCCAAAAGTTGGACCAGATTTTAGCTGGGAAAATGGATGAGGTCATTGATGCGTTAATTCTGGCAGATCAAGCGGAAAAGTTGGAGAAATTGAATAATGGAAGTTATTAA
- a CDS encoding thymidine kinase, producing MAQLFFKYGAMNSGKTIEILKVAHNYEEQNKPVLIFTSALDDRDKIGYVASRIGIKREAIPLYPETDMYERVLNEEQTPYCILVDESQFLLKEHVLQMAKIVDDLNIPVMAFGLKNDFTNTLFEGSKYLLLYADKIEEIKTICWYCHKKATMNMRIVDGRPVYTGEQIQIGGNEAYVPVCRKHYFDPPLD from the coding sequence ATGGCGCAATTATTTTTTAAGTATGGTGCAATGAATAGTGGGAAAACAATAGAAATTTTGAAGGTTGCTCATAATTATGAGGAACAGAACAAACCCGTTTTGATTTTCACCAGTGCACTGGATGACCGTGACAAGATAGGATATGTCGCTAGTCGTATTGGAATTAAAAGAGAAGCAATTCCTTTGTATCCTGAAACAGATATGTACGAACGCGTATTAAATGAGGAACAAACACCATACTGTATATTAGTAGACGAATCACAATTTTTACTAAAAGAGCATGTTTTGCAAATGGCTAAAATTGTCGATGACTTAAATATACCGGTCATGGCTTTTGGATTAAAAAATGATTTTACGAATACACTCTTTGAAGGCTCGAAGTATTTACTACTTTATGCCGATAAGATTGAAGAAATTAAAACGATTTGTTGGTATTGCCATAAGAAAGCGACAATGAATATGCGTATTGTCGATGGGCGACCTGTCTACACAGGCGAACAAATTCAAATCGGTGGCAATGAAGCCTACGTTCCAGTTTGTCGAAAACATTATTTTGATCCACCCTTGGACTAA